The following proteins are co-located in the Micromonospora coriariae genome:
- a CDS encoding CYTH and CHAD domain-containing protein, with the protein MVEEEQKHEVDDAYVLPDLSATSPAGGEVRALPPVTLVARYLDTADLRLARAGASLRHRRGDDLPWTVKLPTSTPGVRHEISRPGPVGQPPPELLELVTVLHRGAPLAPVTVVRTVRHAQEVRDGAGTVLAEVVDDRVTVLDDAGATTDTFRELEVELKAGDRELLDRIGAVLREAGARGGTFIPKHVRALGAAARAEPDLVAPAGLPADPSAGDVVTEAVRKEVRRLLAHDPLVRLHAPGGGGDSAVHQMRVACRRLRTDLRTFAPLVRRSWSGPLRAELRWLAGVLGAARDVEVLRDRLRRTATADPLSPLDPGAVDRLDEALAERQRLALAAVHEALRSARYLALVDALVLTARAPRLTRRAAAPAERALPGLVARPWRRLTGPDGVDGLDPLAPDDRWHAVRKEGKQARYAVNAVAPALGKGPRRLSRALAGVQDVLGEHQDAAVAADTWLALAADRPDDHELAVTAGRLAERERETVRRMRARFPAAWHRATRRRRTRWLP; encoded by the coding sequence ATGGTGGAGGAGGAGCAGAAGCACGAGGTGGACGACGCCTACGTGCTGCCGGACCTGTCCGCCACCTCCCCCGCCGGTGGTGAGGTCCGCGCCCTGCCGCCGGTGACGCTGGTCGCCCGCTACCTCGACACCGCCGACCTGCGGCTCGCCCGGGCCGGCGCCTCGCTGCGCCACCGCCGGGGCGACGATCTGCCCTGGACGGTGAAGCTGCCCACGTCGACGCCCGGTGTGCGGCACGAGATCTCCCGCCCCGGACCGGTCGGGCAGCCGCCGCCGGAGCTGCTGGAGCTGGTCACCGTCCTGCACCGGGGCGCGCCGCTGGCGCCGGTGACGGTGGTGCGTACCGTCCGGCACGCCCAGGAGGTGCGCGACGGTGCCGGCACGGTGCTCGCCGAGGTGGTGGACGACCGGGTGACCGTGCTCGACGACGCCGGCGCCACCACCGACACCTTCCGCGAGCTGGAGGTGGAGCTCAAGGCCGGCGACCGCGAACTGCTGGACCGGATCGGCGCGGTTCTGCGGGAGGCCGGCGCGCGGGGCGGAACGTTCATTCCGAAGCACGTGCGGGCGCTGGGCGCGGCAGCCCGGGCGGAACCGGACCTGGTCGCGCCGGCCGGGTTGCCGGCCGACCCGAGCGCCGGAGACGTGGTGACCGAGGCGGTCCGCAAGGAGGTACGCCGCCTGCTGGCGCACGATCCGCTGGTCCGGCTGCACGCTCCGGGCGGCGGCGGTGACAGCGCCGTCCACCAGATGCGGGTCGCCTGCCGGCGACTCCGCACCGACCTGCGCACCTTCGCGCCGCTGGTCCGCAGGAGCTGGTCCGGCCCGCTGCGGGCCGAGCTGCGCTGGCTGGCCGGTGTGCTCGGCGCGGCCCGCGACGTCGAGGTGCTGCGCGACCGGCTGCGGCGCACCGCGACCGCCGATCCGCTCAGCCCACTCGACCCGGGCGCGGTGGACCGGCTCGACGAGGCGCTCGCCGAACGACAGCGCCTGGCACTGGCCGCGGTCCACGAGGCGTTGCGCTCGGCGCGCTACCTGGCTCTGGTGGACGCCCTGGTGCTGACCGCCCGGGCCCCCCGGCTCACCCGCCGGGCGGCCGCCCCGGCCGAGCGGGCGCTGCCCGGGCTGGTGGCGCGCCCCTGGCGACGCCTGACCGGGCCGGACGGCGTCGACGGCCTCGACCCGCTGGCGCCGGACGACCGCTGGCACGCCGTGCGCAAGGAGGGCAAGCAGGCCCGGTACGCGGTAAACGCGGTCGCCCCGGCGCTCGGCAAGGGTCCGCGCCGGCTGTCTCGCGCCCTGGCCGGAGTGCAGGACGTGCTGGGCGAGCACCAGGACGCCGCCGTCGCCGCGGACACCTGGCTGGCCCTCGCCGCCGACCGGCCGGACGACCACGAGCTGGCGGTCACAGCCGGTCGGCTGGCCGAACGGGAACGCGAGACGGTACGCCGGATGCGTGCCCGCTTCCCCGCCGCCTGGCACCGGGCAACCCGGCGACGGCGGACCCGATGGCTGCCGTGA
- a CDS encoding putative protein N(5)-glutamine methyltransferase, which produces MAAPFPTGRPALVHRLRTAGCVYAEDEADLLLAAADTPAALADLTERRVAGEPLEHLLGWAEFCGLRIAVAAGVFVPRGRTALLVEAAAAVTGPRPAVVDLCCGSGATTVALAHRLAPRWLAAADIDPAAVACARRNLAGLAAEVFEGDLFAPLPPHWRGRLDLVVANAPYVPTAAVALMPAEARLHEAPVALDGGPDGLAVLRRVAAGATRWLAPGGHLAVEVSAGQADALCAAFDALGLEPSVRHDEDLDATAVTARRPA; this is translated from the coding sequence ATGGCAGCACCGTTCCCCACCGGCCGGCCGGCCCTCGTGCACCGGCTGCGTACCGCCGGCTGCGTCTACGCCGAGGACGAGGCCGACCTGCTGCTGGCCGCGGCCGACACCCCGGCGGCGTTGGCCGACCTGACCGAGCGCCGGGTGGCCGGCGAACCGCTGGAGCACCTGCTCGGCTGGGCGGAGTTCTGCGGTCTGCGGATCGCCGTCGCCGCGGGCGTCTTCGTGCCTCGGGGGCGCACCGCCCTGCTCGTCGAGGCGGCCGCCGCGGTGACCGGCCCGAGGCCGGCCGTGGTCGACCTCTGCTGCGGCTCCGGGGCCACCACTGTCGCGTTGGCGCACCGGCTCGCGCCGCGCTGGCTGGCCGCCGCCGACATCGACCCGGCGGCCGTGGCGTGCGCCCGCCGCAACCTCGCCGGGCTGGCCGCCGAGGTGTTCGAGGGCGACCTGTTCGCGCCGTTGCCCCCGCACTGGCGGGGCCGGCTGGACCTGGTGGTCGCCAACGCCCCGTACGTGCCGACCGCCGCGGTGGCGCTGATGCCCGCCGAGGCGCGGCTGCACGAGGCCCCGGTGGCCCTCGACGGCGGGCCGGACGGGCTCGCCGTGCTGCGCCGGGTGGCCGCCGGAGCGACCCGGTGGTTGGCGCCCGGTGGACACCTCGCGGTGGAGGTCAGCGCCGGGCAGGCGGACGCGCTCTGCGCGGCGTTCGACGCCCTCGGGCTCGAACCGAGCGTGCGGCACGACGAGGACCTGGATGCCACCGCCGTGACCGCCCGCCGTCCCGCCTGA
- a CDS encoding RNA degradosome polyphosphate kinase — protein sequence MSTPREHPAATPATDPAVPRNGTRTRDTDGRFRQVRAERAGAARADTHDTDPAAASSGLDEVLDSDAPSTETDGPAAGGLRPARPQGRPAGGEPDDEPPVPAPLPEDRFLNRELSWLDFNARVLTLAEDQRTPLLERAKFLAIFASNLDEFYMVRIAGLKRRLSAGLPVRGGDRLPLRTQLELIAERTAELVARHAACFVDDVLPKLADESIRILRWGDLGDAERERLRTYFREHIFPVLTPLAVDPAHPFPYISGRSLNLAVAVRDPDGGSELFARVKVPNNVPRFVRVDREQPGVRMVPVEDLISVHLGQLFSGMQVVECHLFRVTRNAEVEVDEDRDEDLLQALERELARRRFGPPVRLEVAASISDHMLDLLVRELDMDDQDVLHVPGLLDLSALWQVYGEADRPDLKDPPFVPATHPRLAEGEVPRSVFATLRDGDILVHHPYHSFATSVQRFIEQAAADPDVLAIKQTLYRTSGDSPIVDALVDAAAAGKQVVVLVEVKARFDEVANIGWARTLERAGCHVVYGLVGLKTHCKTALVVRQEGNQIRRYCHIGTGNYHPKTARLYEDFGMLTADPEVGADLTDLFNVLTGYSRQTAYRRLLVAPQGIRSGLIERIEREISHVRLGMPGLVQFKVNSLVDEGVTDALYRASQAGVHVDLLIRGMCTLRPGVPGLSENIRVRSILGRFLEHSRIFRFGNNGNAEFWMGSADLMHRNLDRRVEALVQVSDPVARAELDRVLTMAMSPDVDAFELAGDGCWSRRTGGDEAAREHLQELLLHRVGGTAG from the coding sequence GTGAGCACCCCTCGCGAGCACCCGGCCGCCACGCCCGCCACCGACCCAGCCGTCCCCCGCAACGGCACCCGCACCCGCGACACCGACGGCCGCTTCCGGCAGGTCCGCGCCGAGCGGGCCGGCGCCGCCCGCGCCGACACGCACGACACCGACCCGGCCGCGGCCTCCTCCGGGCTGGACGAGGTCCTCGACTCCGACGCCCCGTCCACCGAGACGGACGGCCCGGCGGCCGGTGGGCTGCGGCCGGCCCGGCCGCAGGGACGACCGGCCGGCGGTGAGCCGGACGACGAACCGCCGGTTCCCGCGCCGCTGCCGGAGGACCGGTTCCTCAACCGGGAGCTGTCGTGGCTCGACTTCAACGCCCGGGTGCTCACGCTCGCCGAGGACCAGCGCACCCCACTGCTGGAGCGGGCCAAGTTCCTCGCCATCTTCGCCAGCAACCTCGACGAGTTCTACATGGTGCGGATCGCGGGCCTGAAGCGACGGCTCTCCGCCGGCCTCCCGGTACGCGGCGGCGACCGGCTGCCGCTGCGTACCCAGCTGGAGCTGATCGCCGAGCGGACCGCCGAGCTGGTCGCCCGGCACGCCGCCTGCTTCGTCGACGACGTGCTGCCCAAGCTGGCCGACGAAAGCATCCGCATACTGCGCTGGGGCGACCTGGGCGACGCCGAGCGGGAGCGGCTGCGCACCTACTTCCGGGAGCACATCTTCCCGGTGCTGACCCCGCTCGCGGTGGACCCTGCCCACCCGTTCCCGTACATCTCCGGGCGCTCGCTGAACCTGGCGGTGGCGGTCCGCGATCCGGACGGCGGTTCGGAGCTGTTCGCCCGGGTGAAGGTGCCGAACAACGTCCCCCGTTTCGTACGGGTGGACCGGGAGCAGCCGGGCGTGCGGATGGTGCCGGTGGAGGACCTGATCTCGGTGCACCTGGGGCAGCTGTTCAGCGGCATGCAGGTGGTCGAGTGTCATCTCTTCCGGGTCACCCGCAACGCCGAGGTGGAGGTCGACGAGGACCGCGACGAGGACCTGCTCCAGGCCCTGGAGCGGGAGCTGGCGCGACGCCGGTTCGGCCCGCCGGTCCGGCTGGAGGTGGCCGCGTCGATCTCCGATCACATGCTCGACCTGCTCGTGCGGGAACTGGACATGGACGACCAGGACGTGCTGCATGTGCCCGGGCTGCTGGACCTCTCCGCGCTCTGGCAGGTCTACGGGGAGGCGGACCGGCCGGACCTCAAGGACCCGCCGTTCGTGCCGGCCACCCACCCCCGGCTCGCCGAGGGTGAGGTGCCGCGCAGCGTCTTCGCCACCCTGCGCGACGGGGACATCCTGGTGCACCACCCGTACCACTCGTTCGCCACCAGCGTGCAGCGCTTCATCGAGCAGGCCGCCGCCGACCCGGACGTGCTTGCCATCAAGCAGACCCTGTACCGCACCAGCGGCGACTCGCCGATCGTCGACGCGCTGGTCGACGCGGCCGCCGCCGGCAAGCAGGTGGTGGTGCTGGTGGAGGTGAAGGCCCGCTTCGACGAGGTGGCCAACATCGGCTGGGCCCGCACACTGGAACGCGCCGGGTGCCACGTCGTGTACGGCCTGGTCGGCCTGAAGACGCACTGCAAGACCGCGCTCGTGGTCCGGCAGGAGGGCAACCAGATCCGCCGCTACTGCCACATCGGCACCGGCAACTACCACCCGAAGACCGCGCGGCTGTACGAGGACTTCGGCATGCTCACCGCCGACCCGGAGGTCGGCGCCGACCTCACCGACCTGTTCAACGTGCTCACCGGCTACAGCCGGCAGACCGCGTACCGGCGGCTGCTGGTCGCCCCGCAGGGCATCCGCAGCGGCCTGATCGAGCGGATCGAGCGGGAGATCTCGCACGTCCGGCTGGGCATGCCCGGCCTCGTCCAATTCAAGGTCAACTCGCTGGTCGACGAGGGGGTGACCGACGCGCTGTACCGGGCCTCCCAGGCCGGCGTGCACGTCGACCTGCTCATCCGGGGCATGTGCACGCTGCGTCCGGGGGTGCCGGGGTTGTCGGAGAACATCCGCGTCCGCTCGATCCTCGGCCGGTTCCTGGAGCACTCCCGCATCTTCCGGTTCGGCAACAACGGCAACGCCGAGTTCTGGATGGGTTCGGCGGACCTGATGCACCGCAACCTGGACCGGCGGGTGGAGGCGCTGGTGCAGGTGAGCGACCCGGTGGCCCGAGCCGAGCTGGACCGGGTGCTGACCATGGCGATGAGCCCCGACGTGGACGCGTTCGAGCTGGCCGGCGACGGCTGTTGGAGCCGGCGTACCGGCGGCGACGAGGCGGCCCGGGAGCATCTCCAGGAACTGCTGCTGCACCGTGTCGGTGGCACCGCCGGCTGA
- a CDS encoding cystathionine gamma-lyase: protein MSDLGDGTRCVHAGLPEPAPGDPFLPGPVFAAPYHLDPWQGPAGSPNGYGRPDNPTRRLLEAAVAELEGGDCRVFATGQAAITGVLLTLLRPGDTVVLPTDGYFPVRAFATDVLEAIGVRVLFVPTVGPYPSLEGVRLVLVETPANPGLDVVDVAALAERAHAAGALLAVDNTTATPLGQRPLDFGADLVVASGTKALTGHSDLLLGYVASRSAELIEAVTRWRTTTGSVPGAFDAWLAHRSLGTLDLRLARQSANAAAVADLLAGRPDVTGLRWPGRTDDPAYPVASAQMRRMPGVLSFDLGDADRVSRFVDAARLVVAATSFGGLHTTADRRAQWGDDTAPGFVRLSCGVEDTVDLVADIAAALDAAGGA, encoded by the coding sequence ATGAGCGATCTGGGTGACGGCACCCGCTGTGTGCACGCCGGGCTGCCCGAGCCGGCGCCAGGAGACCCCTTCCTGCCCGGACCGGTCTTCGCCGCGCCGTACCACCTCGATCCGTGGCAGGGCCCGGCCGGCTCACCGAACGGCTACGGCCGCCCCGACAACCCCACGCGTCGGCTGCTGGAGGCCGCCGTGGCTGAGCTGGAGGGCGGCGACTGCCGGGTCTTCGCCACCGGTCAGGCGGCCATCACCGGGGTGCTGCTGACGCTGCTGCGCCCGGGGGACACCGTGGTGCTGCCGACCGACGGATACTTCCCGGTCCGGGCGTTCGCCACCGATGTGCTGGAGGCGATAGGTGTCCGGGTGCTGTTCGTCCCGACCGTCGGGCCGTACCCGTCGCTGGAGGGCGTCCGGCTGGTGCTGGTGGAGACCCCGGCCAACCCGGGCCTGGACGTGGTCGACGTGGCCGCCCTCGCCGAACGGGCGCACGCCGCCGGCGCGCTGCTCGCGGTGGACAACACCACGGCGACCCCGCTCGGCCAGCGCCCGCTGGACTTCGGCGCCGACCTGGTGGTCGCCTCGGGTACGAAGGCGCTCACCGGCCACTCCGACCTGCTGCTGGGTTACGTGGCCAGCCGGTCCGCCGAGCTGATCGAGGCGGTGACCCGCTGGCGTACCACCACCGGCTCGGTGCCCGGCGCGTTCGATGCCTGGTTGGCCCACCGCTCACTGGGCACGCTCGACCTGCGGCTGGCCCGGCAGAGTGCGAACGCCGCCGCGGTCGCCGATCTGCTCGCCGGCCGGCCCGACGTGACCGGCCTACGGTGGCCCGGGCGCACCGACGACCCGGCGTACCCGGTGGCCTCGGCACAGATGCGCCGGATGCCCGGGGTGCTCTCGTTCGACCTGGGCGACGCCGACCGGGTGAGCCGCTTCGTCGACGCTGCCCGACTGGTGGTGGCGGCCACCTCCTTCGGTGGCCTGCACACCACCGCGGACCGGCGGGCGCAGTGGGGCGACGACACCGCACCCGGCTTCGTTCGGCTCTCCTGCGGGGTGGAGGACACGGTCGACCTGGTGGCCGACATCGCCGCCGCGCTGGACGCCGCCGGAGGGGCCTGA
- a CDS encoding cold-shock protein, which yields MQGTVASYDAATRSGVLLLDDGTELRFPTRAFDASGLRLLRLGQRVRIDTDSDGEVVRVTLPTMS from the coding sequence ATGCAGGGCACGGTGGCCAGCTACGACGCGGCGACGCGCAGCGGAGTTCTGCTGCTCGACGACGGCACCGAACTGCGCTTCCCCACCCGGGCCTTCGACGCCTCCGGGCTGCGGCTGCTCCGGCTCGGCCAGCGGGTCCGCATCGACACGGATTCCGACGGCGAGGTCGTCCGGGTGACATTGCCGACGATGAGCTGA
- a CDS encoding NUDIX hydrolase, with translation MAAVTGIRAAGGVAWRPSTDGVQVCVVHRPRYGDWTLPKGKLEPGEHPLVAAVREVAEESDVRGVPQVRLPSVRYRSEGQPKLVDYWSMLAVGTGGFQPGTEVDDLRWLAVDDAIRLVSYPHDAEVLGAFAALPPVTGTVALLRHAHAGKRATWTGPDTGRPLDAEGWAQAHALAELVALVRPARLVSASPRRCVQTLYPAAALLDLPIEICGDLDEPQPGQQLDERVLATAARLLELAVTVGRVAVCGQGKVLPGALEQLSGRADEDFTTPKGGGWLLAFTADRLLAADRL, from the coding sequence ATGGCTGCCGTGACCGGCATCCGGGCGGCCGGTGGGGTGGCCTGGCGACCGTCCACCGACGGTGTGCAGGTCTGCGTCGTGCACCGCCCGCGTTACGGGGACTGGACGCTGCCGAAGGGCAAACTGGAGCCGGGCGAACACCCGCTGGTCGCGGCGGTACGCGAGGTGGCCGAGGAGTCCGACGTACGGGGCGTGCCGCAGGTGCGGCTGCCGTCGGTGCGCTACCGCAGCGAGGGCCAGCCGAAGCTGGTCGACTACTGGTCGATGCTCGCGGTGGGCACCGGCGGCTTCCAGCCCGGCACCGAGGTGGACGACCTGCGCTGGCTCGCCGTGGACGATGCGATCCGGTTGGTCAGCTACCCGCACGACGCCGAGGTGCTGGGCGCGTTCGCCGCGCTGCCACCGGTGACCGGGACGGTGGCGCTGCTCCGGCACGCGCACGCCGGCAAGCGTGCCACCTGGACCGGCCCGGACACCGGCCGGCCGCTGGACGCCGAGGGGTGGGCCCAGGCGCACGCGTTGGCCGAGCTGGTCGCCCTGGTCCGGCCGGCCCGTCTGGTGTCGGCCTCGCCGCGCCGCTGTGTGCAGACCCTGTATCCGGCCGCCGCGCTGCTCGACCTGCCGATCGAGATCTGCGGCGACCTGGACGAGCCGCAGCCGGGCCAGCAGCTCGACGAGCGGGTCCTGGCCACCGCGGCCCGGCTGCTGGAGCTGGCCGTCACCGTCGGCCGGGTGGCGGTGTGCGGCCAGGGCAAGGTGCTGCCGGGCGCGTTGGAGCAGCTGTCCGGTCGCGCCGACGAGGACTTCACCACGCCGAAGGGCGGCGGTTGGCTGCTCGCCTTCACCGCCGACCGGTTGCTCGCCGCGGACCGCCTGTAG
- a CDS encoding lysophospholipid acyltransferase family protein, which yields MARRRLGFWQRFAVALVKPVMTVWTRRTWRGMEHLGRDGGVIIVANHISHADPLVSAHFIFDAGRWPQYLGKASVFRVPVIGWILHRCRQIPVERGTVDAVRSLDALVAALDEGGAVVIYPEGTTTRQPELWPMKAKTGAARLALATGAPVVPLVMWGPERIFDPRTTRLSLRPRIPVTVVAGEPVDLSRWADAPPTRATLEGMTDAIMLRLRDMLAEIRGGTPPPLWERPARPSAERQQQGGVA from the coding sequence GTGGCACGGCGCAGGCTGGGGTTCTGGCAACGGTTCGCCGTGGCGCTGGTGAAGCCGGTGATGACCGTCTGGACCCGGCGCACGTGGCGCGGCATGGAGCACCTCGGCCGGGACGGTGGCGTGATCATCGTCGCGAACCACATCTCGCACGCCGACCCGCTGGTCTCCGCGCACTTCATCTTCGATGCCGGGCGGTGGCCGCAGTACCTGGGCAAGGCCAGCGTGTTCCGGGTGCCGGTGATCGGCTGGATCCTGCACCGGTGCCGACAGATTCCGGTCGAGCGGGGCACCGTGGACGCGGTCCGCTCGCTGGACGCGCTGGTCGCCGCGCTCGACGAGGGCGGCGCGGTGGTGATCTACCCGGAGGGCACCACCACCCGGCAGCCGGAGCTGTGGCCGATGAAGGCCAAGACCGGCGCCGCCCGGTTGGCGCTGGCCACCGGTGCGCCCGTGGTGCCCCTGGTGATGTGGGGGCCGGAGCGGATCTTCGACCCGCGGACCACCCGGCTCAGCCTGCGTCCGCGGATCCCGGTGACAGTGGTCGCCGGCGAGCCGGTCGACCTGAGCCGGTGGGCGGACGCCCCGCCGACGCGAGCCACCCTCGAGGGGATGACGGACGCCATCATGCTGCGGCTTCGGGACATGCTCGCCGAGATCCGTGGCGGCACCCCGCCGCCGCTCTGGGAACGACCGGCCCGACCGTCCGCCGAGCGCCAGCAGCAGGGTGGTGTCGCGTGA
- the cofC gene encoding 2-phospho-L-lactate guanylyltransferase, whose protein sequence is MSQSGWAVVVPVKRLTAAKSRLRGALPGVPHEELALALAADTLRAVLACPAVAEVLVVTDDARVAAAARTAGAQVRPDEPDAGLNAAFRHGAAGLPPGWVAGLTADLPALRPAELAGALLAARTGQAGVRRFVPDAPGEGTVLLTAPPGIALDPRFGMGSAAAHTASGALPLTGDWPSLRRDVDTAADLAAADRLGLGPRTAALLAADRPARAAG, encoded by the coding sequence GTGAGTCAGTCGGGGTGGGCCGTGGTGGTGCCGGTGAAGCGTCTGACCGCAGCCAAGAGCCGGCTGCGGGGCGCCCTTCCCGGCGTACCGCACGAGGAGCTGGCGCTGGCGCTGGCGGCCGACACGCTCCGCGCGGTGCTGGCCTGCCCGGCGGTCGCCGAGGTTCTGGTGGTGACCGACGACGCCCGGGTGGCGGCGGCGGCGCGGACCGCCGGCGCACAAGTGCGACCCGACGAGCCGGACGCCGGTCTGAACGCCGCGTTCCGGCACGGCGCGGCGGGCCTGCCCCCCGGGTGGGTGGCGGGGCTCACCGCGGACCTGCCGGCGCTGCGCCCGGCCGAGCTGGCCGGCGCGCTGCTCGCGGCGCGAACCGGCCAGGCCGGGGTACGACGGTTCGTACCGGACGCGCCGGGCGAGGGCACTGTGCTGCTCACGGCGCCGCCGGGCATCGCCCTGGACCCGCGGTTCGGAATGGGCTCGGCGGCGGCGCACACGGCGAGCGGGGCACTGCCGCTCACCGGGGACTGGCCCAGCCTGCGCCGGGACGTGGACACCGCCGCCGACCTGGCCGCCGCCGACCGGCTCGGCCTGGGGCCGCGTACCGCCGCGCTGCTCGCCGCCGACCGCCCGGCCCGCGCCGCGGGCTGA
- a CDS encoding NAD(P)H-dependent glycerol-3-phosphate dehydrogenase, with translation MSGHSTGHVAVLGAGSWGTAFAKILADAGRDVTVWARRAPVAESIRTERRNPEYLPDLLLPARVTATHDAVEAITGAELVVLAVPSQTLRGNLAEWAGHLHPDATLVSLMKGIELGTTRRMSEVIVETAGVAADRVVVVSGPNLAPEIAAEQPAATVVAGTNSHRTTLVQASIRTPYLRPYTNDDVIGCELGGAVKNVIALSYGIATAMGFGDNTRAMLMTRGLAETARLGVALGADPITFAGLAGMGDLVASCSSPLARNRTFGEHLGRGETLEQAQAATRQTAEGVKSCLAIRDLARAHGVEMPITEQVERICHEGMDPRLAVDTLMSRTAKPESYE, from the coding sequence GTGAGCGGGCACAGCACCGGCCACGTCGCGGTGCTCGGCGCCGGCTCCTGGGGCACCGCGTTCGCCAAGATCCTCGCCGACGCGGGGCGGGACGTGACGGTGTGGGCGCGGCGCGCGCCGGTGGCGGAGAGTATCCGCACCGAGCGCCGGAACCCGGAGTACCTGCCGGACCTGCTGCTGCCGGCCCGGGTCACCGCCACCCACGACGCGGTCGAGGCGATCACCGGCGCCGAACTGGTGGTGCTGGCCGTGCCGTCGCAGACCCTGCGTGGCAACCTCGCCGAGTGGGCCGGGCACCTGCACCCGGACGCCACCCTGGTGTCGCTGATGAAGGGCATCGAGCTCGGCACCACCAGGCGGATGAGCGAGGTCATCGTGGAGACCGCCGGCGTGGCCGCGGACCGCGTGGTCGTGGTCTCCGGCCCGAACCTGGCCCCGGAGATCGCCGCCGAGCAGCCGGCCGCCACCGTGGTCGCCGGAACGAACAGCCACCGCACCACGCTCGTGCAGGCGTCGATCCGGACGCCCTACCTGCGCCCGTACACCAACGACGACGTGATCGGCTGCGAGCTGGGCGGGGCGGTCAAGAACGTGATCGCCCTGTCGTACGGCATCGCCACCGCGATGGGCTTCGGCGACAACACCCGGGCCATGTTGATGACCCGAGGGCTGGCCGAGACGGCCCGCCTGGGTGTGGCGCTCGGCGCCGACCCGATCACCTTCGCCGGCCTGGCGGGCATGGGCGACCTGGTCGCCTCCTGCTCGTCCCCGCTGGCCCGGAACCGCACCTTCGGTGAGCATCTGGGCCGGGGCGAGACGCTGGAGCAGGCCCAGGCCGCCACCCGGCAGACCGCCGAGGGCGTGAAGAGCTGCCTGGCGATCCGTGACCTGGCGCGGGCGCACGGCGTCGAGATGCCGATCACCGAGCAGGTCGAGCGGATCTGTCACGAGGGGATGGACCCCCGCCTCGCCGTGGACACCCTGATGAGCCGCACAGCCAAACCCGAGTCGTACGAGTGA